The Molothrus ater isolate BHLD 08-10-18 breed brown headed cowbird chromosome 1, BPBGC_Mater_1.1, whole genome shotgun sequence genome includes a window with the following:
- the MTBP gene encoding mdm2-binding protein, producing the protein MERYVLLLSWAERRAQGGPAAATAAAGTAADMYQFLKESCNASINADVGTFPACSVAGIPGAKKWYFASHVICGFYQFCSSDWEEINVDTQKNEDSYQASIDENLGTTQSFEEDDSNSQESLSLTDIYDEAAESLHQLADKLPAPGRAMVDVILQAVECDGPKLKDCLPAIGALKHLREWHSAQITIAARDAKGSWQKIADYLSADFVSSDDIMNIIDLNELWRGKIQIWERRFASGVDFPEFCIKSTSAKTLRTANLSSCFAAKKECQLRNTDTLPEVFHYYGPALEFLQMVVLSDLPSIFISDLEFELSLSRKNNKKTSTLLLDQISFLSGKVGALFTLPCYVSSEVIPSPAQLSSKKWKEYMAKKPKVISVPEIELKGESCRYYFLLQGNGSGGCKATLIHSAGQINGMATLAAVNGKLKAKAEETESGFHISDFIKSLPCYYGEDIVQRETKLSRLQVFALKEYLKRKELTKQPVVISTNEFKSLLKLTRECFLDLCSTNLPKPVLQKVCNKTRSCTETHEPDLIEPNPLEWPERHVLQNLENFEKNKQKMRVPLFAHSPEQLLGHKDSQRESLTLLDAKELLKYFTPEGLPVGELQPLQVPKRENAFLLTPELTPRKLRGLPFEKAAGCHYHGLEYCLDDRRALERDVGYAELQTRLIRYETQTTCTKECCPVPLVLSPLPSPAVLSEPGSVPDGETLQSEFKTETSRLKRRSKDLDYFYPKKRLTKSESTESLLWQAGGSSRSLCAVAVPRKRSDRSPCVAAAPSKPPGHGHRAASRAGPAAQPEPAKPEKESRSQKHTRMLKEVVAKTLQKHGIAEDHKCFASCSQRLFEISKFYLKDLKTSRGLLDEMKKTANSNAKQVIEWVLEKTSK; encoded by the exons ATGGAGCGCTacgtgctgctgctgagctgggccgaGCGCAGGGCCCAGGGCGGGCCCGCGGCAGCCACCGCCGCAG ctgggaCTGCTGCAGACATGTATCAGTTCCTGAAGGAAAGTTGTAATGCATCTATAAATGCAGATGTGGGCACATTCCCAG CTTGCTCGGTGGCTGGTATTCCAGGTGCAAAGAAATGGTATTTTGCAAGTCATGTCATTTGTGGTTTTTATCAG TTCTGCAGTTCTGACTGGGAGGAAATAAATGTtgacacacagaaaaatgaagactCTTACCAAGCAAGCATTGATGAGAACCTGGGAACCACACAAAGTTTTGAGGAAGATGACAGTAACAGTCAGGAATCACTGTCTCTGACTGA TATCTATGATGAAGCTGCTGAAAGTCTGCATCAATTAGCTGATAAATTGCCTGCCCCAG GCAGAGCAATGGTTGATGTAATCCTGCAGGCTGTTGAATGTGATGGACCCAAGTTAAAGGACTGCTTACCTGCTATTGGTGCCCTGAAACACCTGAGAGAGTGGCACTCTGCACAGATCACTATTGCTGCACGTGATGCTAAAGG TAGCTGGCAAAAGATTGCAGACTATCTGTCAGCAGACTTCGTATCTTCAGATGATATAATGAATATTATTGATTTAAATGAACTCTGGAGAGGAAAGATTCAGATATGGGAAAGAAGG tTTGCATCGGGAGTAGATTTTCCAGAATTTTGTATAAAGAGCACTTCAGCCAAGACACTCAGGACTGCAAATTTAAGTTCTTGCTTTGCTGCTAAAAAAGAATGCCAATTGAGGAATACTGATACTTTGCCAGAA gtttttcattaCTATGGTCCTGCACTGGAATTTTTGCAGATGGTGGTGCTCTCTGATCTACCTTCCATTTTTATATCAGATCTGGAGTTTGAGCT GAGCCTGTCAAGAAAGAATAACAAGAAGACATCTACACTGCTTTTGGAccagatttcttttctctctgggaAG GTGGGAGCTTTATTTACATTGCCATGTTATGTAAGCAGTGAAGTGATCCCatctcctgcccagctgagcagcaaGAAATGGAAGGAATATATGGCTAAGAAACCCAAGGTCATTTCTG TTCCAGAAATTGAACTGAAAGGAGAATCTTGCCGATATTATTTCTTGCTACAAGGCAATGGCTCTGGAGGATGTAAAGCAACCTTGATTCATTCAGCTGGCCAGATCAATGGGATGGCCACTCTTGCTGCAGTAAATGGAAAGCTAAAGgcaaaagcagaagaaacagaGTCAG GCTTTCATATTTCTGACTTTATCAAGTCTCTGCCATGCTATTATGGAGAGGATATTGtacagagagaaacaaaactgTCACGTCTCCAAGTCTTTGCCTTGAAGGAGTATCTCA agAGAAAGGAATTGACCAAGCAGCCTGTAGTTATTTCTACCAATGAGTTTAAAAGCTTATTAAAACTCACAAGAGAATGTTTTTTGGACCTGTGCAGCACTAATCTTCCTAAACCTGTTCTACAGAAGGTCTGCAATAAAACCAGGTCATGCACTGAGACTCATG AGCCTGATTTAATAGAGCCAAATCCATTGGAGTGGCCAGAAAGACATGTTCTTCAGAATTtggaaaactttgaaaaaaacaaacaaaaaatgag AGTTCCTCTGTTTGCACATTcacctgagcagctgctgggacacaaggacagccagagggagtCCCTGACGTTGCTGGATGCCAAAGAGCTGCTCAAGTACTTCACCCCAGAAGGGCTGCCCGTGGGGGAGCTCCAGCCACTCCAAGTTCCCAAGCG tgaAAACGCATTTCTTTTGACACCAGAGCTTACTCCTCGAAAACTCAGAGGTTTGCCTTTTGAAAAAGCAGCTGGATGCCATTACCATGGACTTGA ATACTGTCTTGATGACAGAAGAGCCTTGGAGAGAGATGTGGGATATGCTGAACTTCAGACTCGCCTTATTCGCTATGAAACTCAGACTACTTGCACCAAAgagtgctgccctgtgccacttGTCCTGAGTCctctcccatctcctgcagTCTTGTCAGAgcctggaagtgtccctgaTGGAGAGACTTTGCAAAGTGAATTCAAAACAGAGACATCAAGGCTAAAACGCAGATCAAAAGACCTGGATTACTTTTATCCCAAGAAAAG GCTGACCAAAAGTGAGAGCACAGAGTcgctgctgtggcaggcaggggggagcagcaggagtcTCTGTGCAGTGGCGGTGCCGAGGAAGCGCTCGGACAGGTCCCCTTGTGTGGCTGCAGCGCCATCGAAACCGCCCGGCCACGGCCACCGAGCcgccagcagggctggcccgGCTGCACAGCCTGAGCCTGCCAAGCCAGAGAAGGAGTCGCGATCCCAGAAACACACAAGG ATGCTGAAGGAGGTAGTTGCTAAGACTCTTCAAAAACATGGAATTGCAGAAGATCATAAGTGCTTTGCATCATGCAGCCAGCGTCTATTTGAGATCTCAAAATTCTACTTAAAG GACTTAAAAACATCTAGAGGACTTCTTgatgaaatgaagaaaacagcaaatagCAATGCTAAACAG